From the Methanobacterium sp. CWC-01 genome, the window CCTCTATGGTCGTTTTTTGAGAACTGATATGGTGAAAATTAGTCCAATCAGTGTTAAGGTTTATTGATGTATTGTCATAAATAAATAACTAAAAACGTGGAAATCAAAATTATTGACATTTATCAAAATAATAACTCATTTTTTCAATATAGAATCCTTATCTAATGATATTATTCCAAAAAATAACATTATAGAATATTAAAGTGGATAAATTCTGTTAATAATTCCCAATCACCGTTAAACTTGGTTAATAATTTGTTTCGGGCTGTTTGTATACTCCTACTTAATAATACCAGGGGGCGGTGAGATGATAAATAGTTTAAATAGCTAATAATTCAATAATAAAATAATTAGCCAGCCTATAACCTAAAGAGTTCATAAAAGAACCGAACGGGTGATATTAAAAAATTCTCCGATGTTATTCTTACATATAAATTTTTCGAATTAGTCCGGTAAGTAAGCTTTATAATAACTATACTTTAACTCATATACGTACATTATAGGTACACCATGAAGTCAAGGAGGAAGCCATATGGCTGAGGATGATGTGAAAATTGTAATGTTTTGTTGTAACTGGTGCTCCTACGGTGGAGCTGACACCGCTGGAACCGCAAGGATGCAATATCCTCCAAATGTAAGGGTCATTCGGGTAATGTGTTCTGGAAGGATTGAACCCCAGTTTATTCTGAAGGCGTTCCGGGAAGGCGCCGATGGTGTAATCGTTGCTGGTTGTCACCATGGTGACTGTCACTACGACGCCGGAAACTACAAACTCGACCGTAGAATGAGGATTATATACAAATTGGCTGATGATCTTGGAATTGGAAGAGAAAGGATTCACCACGACTGGATTTCCGCATCTGAAGGTGAAAAGTTCGCGGAGACAGTTAAAATGATGGTGGATCGCATCCAAAGTCTGGGTCCATCCCCACTAAAGGCACAATTAGAAGCCCCAGAAGAATCGGAAATGGAGGCTTAATATGGCGGATAAAATTAAACTAGGAAATGTATGGCTCAGCGTATGTTCTGGATGTGAACTGTCTATTGCGGACATACATGAAGCCATTGTCGATGTTCTGGGATTGGCCGATTTTGAATTTATGCCAGTTCTAATGGACGTTAAATATGATGAATGGAGTGACGTGGATGTTGCCATTGTAACCGGAGGTATTCGAAACGATGAAAACCGGGAACTGGCACTGAAAGTAAGGGAAAAAGCAAAGGTAGTCATAGGATACGGTACCTGTGCAGCTTATGGGGGAGTCTTTGGATTAGGAAACCTCCACACCGTTGATGATTTAACTCAAGAGGCTTACATCAACTCAGAGAGCACCTACAACGATGAAGGAATAATACCCAGTGAAGGAGTACCTCATCTGGAAAGTAGGGTAAGACCGCTAACTGATGTTATTGATGTTGATTTACTCCTACCTGGCTGCCCACCCCGATCCGATCTGGTAGCCCAGATTGTAATGGCCCTCTTAAAAGGAGAAGAACTACCAGAAATACCACAAACCAACTTATGTGAAGTTTGTCCAAGGGAAAAGCCACCAGAAGGAATGGCTATGGACAAAATTATCCGACAGTTCGAACTTGGAGAACCGGACCCGGAAATGTGCTTGGTACCTCAAGGATTAGTATGTATGGGGCCTGCCACTACTTCCATATGTGGTGCTGAATGTCCCATTATAGGCATCAAGTGCCAGGGATGCTACGGACCTACCTTCAATGTAGTCGACCAGGGCGCCAAAATGATCAGTGCCATTGGTTCTGACTTCGGTGTGGAACGTGATAAAACTGTGGATCCCGAAGAAGTAGCCAATGAACTGGATGATATAGTTGGAACTTTCTATACCTACACACTCCCCGCGGCTCTTGTGCCCGCTAAGGTGAAAAAGGAGGGTAAATAATGGTTACAATTAAAATGGAACCTGTGACCAGGATTGAAGGTCACGCAAAGATCACAGTGGACCTGGATGATGCAGGAAACGTTCAGGACACCAAACTCCACGTTATGGAATTCCGTGGATTTGAAAAATTCCTGCAGGGAAGAAATATTGAAGAAGTACCAAGATTAGTGCCCAGAATATGCGGGATCTGTGATGTGCAGCACCACCTGGCCGCTGCCAAAGCTGTGGACGCATGTTTTGGATTCGAACCTGATGAAATTCTTCCCGATGCCTACAAGATGCGGGAACTCATGGACTGGGGTTCCACCATGCACTCCCACGCCCTGCACTTCTATTTCCTGGCGGCTCCAGACTTCTTAGCCGGAAAAGACAGGAAAACCAGGAACGTATTCCAGATTGTTAAAGACGCTCCAGAAGCTGCTTTACAGGCAATTGAACTGCGAAAAAACGCTTTAGATATTGTGAAAGCCACCGGGGGGCGACCTATACACCCTACATCATCTACTCCGGGAGGTATCTCCACCAGTCTGGACGATGAAACCCAGAAAGACCTTCTAAAGAAGGCCAAGAGGAATGTGGAATTGTCTGTAGCAACTCTGGAACTGGCCAAACCAATATTTGAAGAAAATATTGACCTGGTCAAAACATTAGGGTACATGGAAAGTTACCACTGTGGACTGGTTAAAAACGGTGTATGGGACATGTACGACGGAAACGTCCGCATGAAAGACAAAGAAGGTAATATGTATGCCGAATTTAAACCATCAGATTATCTGGACTACATCGCCGAGCATGTTAAACCCTACTCCTGGCTGAAATTCCCCTATATAAAAGACTTAGGATATCCGGACGGAGTTTACAGAGTTTGCCCATTATCTCGGCTCAATGTAGCCGACAAAATGCCAGATGCAGCTCCTCTAGCCCAGGCAGAATTCGAAGAATTCAGAAAAACCTTTGGTTACGCCCACGAACCTTTACTATATCACTGGGCTCGACTCATTGAGTTACTGGCATCCGCCGAATGTGCTGCTGATACTTTAGAAGGAGATTTGTCTGGTGATAAGTTCCCAGGTCCTCTGGAAAGAACTGCTGGTGAAGGTGTAGGAATAGTGGAGGCTTCCCGAGGGACACTAACCCACCACTACGCCTGTGACGAAAATGGAATGGTCACCAAAGCCAACATTGTAGTAGCTACCATCCAGAACAACCCTGCCATGGAAATGGGTATCCAGAAGGTAGCCAAAGATTATATAAAACCAGGTGTTGAAGTAGACGACAAGATATTTAACCTAATGGAGATGGTTATAAGAGCCTACGATCCATGTTTATCCTGTGCAACTCACCAAATCGACAGTCAAATGAGACTGGCTACCCTTGAAGTCTATGACTCAGAGGGACACCTTGTGAAGAGAATCTAAATTGATGGAGAAAAACCATGATAGTAGTAAATAAGGACGACTGTATTCGATGCGGAGCCTGTGAAGGCGCTTGTCCTACTACTGCCATAACCGTATCCCCTGCAGATGTCATCTACTGTGACGTTTGTGGAGGAGAGCCCAAATGTGTGGACATATGTCCCACTGGCGCTCTTAAAACTGACGAACTGGCAGTAGATGATGCTGGCACCACCCAGACTCGTATCGTATTCAACCCCGACTTGTGCAACGAGTGTGGGGACTGTGTGGAGGTGTGTCCTCCCAACATTCTTAAATTGGATGAGGGCACCGTCCAGAAAATACCCCTGCATGGATACTGTGTCATGTGCCAACAATGTGTTGACGTGTGCCCGGTAGATGTAATTGGCGTGGAAGGTGTTATTGAACCCAAAAAGAGCGATCTGGTCATAACTGGACCTATATTCATCGCCGATTGCGTGGGTTGTGGAATGTGCGTGGATGAATGTCCTGTGGACGCCATCACCCTTCCAGAAATCGGTGGAAAAATTGAAATCGATGAAGACACCTGTATCAAGTGTGGCGTCTGTTCCCAGACCTGCCCCTGGAATGCGGTATTTATCTCCGGTAAAAAGCCCGAAAAACGTTCCAAGGACATGCTCAAATTTGAACTGGACGAAGAAACTTGTATCGGCTGTAATCTATGTGTAGAATCTTGTCCTGGCGACTTCATCAAGCCAAAACCAGCAACTCTCACCGTTGACCTCCCAGAGATATGCACAGCCTGTGGACTTTGTGAAAGACTCTGTCCTGTGGAAGCCATTGATCTGGAAGTTGAATTGGGACCAGCCAAACCTGCCTCGGAAGAGGGCCTGGTTTGGGACGAATCCAAATGTGATTATGTCGGAGCTTGTGCTCGCATATGTCCTAATGACGCCATGAGGGTAGTAACCAAGACTGGTTTCCAGGTGCCTGGAGATGAAGAAGTTGGTGGCGAGCCAGCCTTTGCGATGTGTACCCGTTGCGGTGCCTGTACCATGGCCTGTCCTAACGAGGCTTTAACGCTGGTTGAAATGGATAAAGTGGTAGACGGACAAATCGTTAAAAGAAACCGGATCCAGTACAGTCCTGAAAAGTGTACCCAGTGCGGTGACTGTGTGGAGGTATGTCCTTACGACATGCTGAAACTTACCGACGACAAAGTCCCACTCAAAGGATTCTGTATACTCTGCGACCAGTGCATACCAGCCTGTCCACACGAAGCCCTTTCTCTTAAGTAAAACAAAATATCTTAGGTGGTGCGAACCCACCTAAAATAACTTTTTTTTAGGACTTTTT encodes:
- a CDS encoding hydrogenase iron-sulfur subunit — its product is MAEDDVKIVMFCCNWCSYGGADTAGTARMQYPPNVRVIRVMCSGRIEPQFILKAFREGADGVIVAGCHHGDCHYDAGNYKLDRRMRIIYKLADDLGIGRERIHHDWISASEGEKFAETVKMMVDRIQSLGPSPLKAQLEAPEESEMEA
- a CDS encoding F420-nonreducing hydrogenase, encoding MADKIKLGNVWLSVCSGCELSIADIHEAIVDVLGLADFEFMPVLMDVKYDEWSDVDVAIVTGGIRNDENRELALKVREKAKVVIGYGTCAAYGGVFGLGNLHTVDDLTQEAYINSESTYNDEGIIPSEGVPHLESRVRPLTDVIDVDLLLPGCPPRSDLVAQIVMALLKGEELPEIPQTNLCEVCPREKPPEGMAMDKIIRQFELGEPDPEMCLVPQGLVCMGPATTSICGAECPIIGIKCQGCYGPTFNVVDQGAKMISAIGSDFGVERDKTVDPEEVANELDDIVGTFYTYTLPAALVPAKVKKEGK
- the mvhA gene encoding F420-non-reducing hydrogenase subunit MvhA — encoded protein: MVTIKMEPVTRIEGHAKITVDLDDAGNVQDTKLHVMEFRGFEKFLQGRNIEEVPRLVPRICGICDVQHHLAAAKAVDACFGFEPDEILPDAYKMRELMDWGSTMHSHALHFYFLAAPDFLAGKDRKTRNVFQIVKDAPEAALQAIELRKNALDIVKATGGRPIHPTSSTPGGISTSLDDETQKDLLKKAKRNVELSVATLELAKPIFEENIDLVKTLGYMESYHCGLVKNGVWDMYDGNVRMKDKEGNMYAEFKPSDYLDYIAEHVKPYSWLKFPYIKDLGYPDGVYRVCPLSRLNVADKMPDAAPLAQAEFEEFRKTFGYAHEPLLYHWARLIELLASAECAADTLEGDLSGDKFPGPLERTAGEGVGIVEASRGTLTHHYACDENGMVTKANIVVATIQNNPAMEMGIQKVAKDYIKPGVEVDDKIFNLMEMVIRAYDPCLSCATHQIDSQMRLATLEVYDSEGHLVKRI
- a CDS encoding 4Fe-4S binding protein; translation: MIVVNKDDCIRCGACEGACPTTAITVSPADVIYCDVCGGEPKCVDICPTGALKTDELAVDDAGTTQTRIVFNPDLCNECGDCVEVCPPNILKLDEGTVQKIPLHGYCVMCQQCVDVCPVDVIGVEGVIEPKKSDLVITGPIFIADCVGCGMCVDECPVDAITLPEIGGKIEIDEDTCIKCGVCSQTCPWNAVFISGKKPEKRSKDMLKFELDEETCIGCNLCVESCPGDFIKPKPATLTVDLPEICTACGLCERLCPVEAIDLEVELGPAKPASEEGLVWDESKCDYVGACARICPNDAMRVVTKTGFQVPGDEEVGGEPAFAMCTRCGACTMACPNEALTLVEMDKVVDGQIVKRNRIQYSPEKCTQCGDCVEVCPYDMLKLTDDKVPLKGFCILCDQCIPACPHEALSLK